From the Raphanus sativus cultivar WK10039 unplaced genomic scaffold, ASM80110v3 Scaffold3244, whole genome shotgun sequence genome, one window contains:
- the LOC108839045 gene encoding uncharacterized protein LOC108839045, with protein MGEGKGSTLVFVLVIALCLVAFGFSIAAERRRSIGKSIQDPITNATYCVYSSDVATGYGVGAFLFLLSSESLLMGVTKCMCFGRPLSPGSDRAWSIIYFISSWITFLVAEACLIAGATKNAYHTKYLSAQAFSCESLRKGIFIAGAVFTVATMILNVYYYFHFTKSVSSPPTHKANRSGSNIGMAGYA; from the exons ATGGGAGAAGGGAAAGGCTCTACTCTAGTTTTCGTCCTCGTAATCGCCCTCTGCTTAGTCGCCTTCGGCTTCTCCATCGCCGCCGAACGCCGCCGGAGCATT GGAAAAAGTATACAAGATCCAATAACAAATGCAACGTACTGCGTTTATAGCTCTGATGTAGCCACTGGTTATGGAGTTGGAGCATTCCTTTTCCTCCTCTCTAGTGAATCATTGCTTATGGGTGTCACCAAATGTATGTGCTTTGGTAGACCTTTGTCCCCAGGAAGTGACCGCGCTTGGTCTATTATCTATTTCATCTCTTCTTG GATCACATTTCTGGTAGCTGAAGCTTGTTTAATTGCTGGAGCGACGAAGAACGCATACCACACAAAGTACTTGAGCGCACAAGCCTTCTCGTGTGAGTCACTGCGCAAAGGAATTTTCATTGCAGGAGCAGTGTTTACGGTTGCAACTATGATCCTTAACGTCTACTACTACTTCCACTTTACCAAATCTGTATCTTCTCCGCCTACTCACAAAGCAAACCGCTCTGGTTCAAATATCGGTATGGCTGGCTATGCATAA